Within Defluviitalea raffinosedens, the genomic segment GAAAATGGTGCGGGCAAATCTACCTTAATTAAGGTATTAACAGGAGCTGAAGAATTCGAAAGCGGAGAAATCAGAATTGCGGGCATAGACCACCCTATTATCAATCGTTCTCCCCAGGAAGCGCAGCGTAATGGAATCAGCACAGTATATCAGGAAGTCAATCTTTGTCCGAATTTATCTGTTGCAGAAAATCTTTTTATCGGAAGAGAACCAAAGAAATTTGGAAGAATCGACTGGAAGACGATGAACAAAAGAGCTAAGGAAATATTAGATGAACTGGACATCCATATTGATGTAACCCTTACGCTTGACAATTATTCTGTGGCTATTCAGCAAATGATTGCCATAGCAAGAGCTGTTGATATTTCAGCAAAGGTACTGATTTTAGATGAACCTACATCGAGTCTTGATGAGCAAGAAGTTGAAAAACTTTTCCAAGTTATGAGGATGCTAAAAGAAAGAGGCTTAGGTATTATATTCGTTACCCACTTCTTAGATCAGGTATATGCAGTATGTGATCGTATCACTGTACTTAGAAATGGAGAATTAGTTGGAGAATATGAGATAGAAAACTTGCCACGTCTGCAGCTGGTAGCTCGTATGATGGGAAAAGATCTGGATGATTTAGAAGAGATTAAGAGTGAGCATACAAGTTCTAAAGGTGAAGTAGTCATTGAAGCAAAAGGATTAGGTTGTAAAGGAAAAGTAAAACCTTTTGATCTATCGATTCATAAAGGTGAAGTGATAGGGTTATCAGGTCTTTTGGGATCTGGACGAAGTGAACTTGCAAGGACATTATATGGTGCAGACAAACCAGACAGTGGAGAACTTAAAGTGAATGGTCAAAGATTAGCTGCTAATGCACCGATTGATTCTATTAAAGCAGGTATGGCATTTTTACCAGAAAACCGTAAAGATGAAGGGATTATTGCTGATCTATCTGTAAGAGAAAACATTATACTCGCATTACAGGCAAGACAAGGATTATTTAAATTATTAAGTAGAAAAGAACAGGAAGAATTCGCCGATCGATATATAGAACTTCTTAAGATTAAAACAGCCAGCAGAGAAACCCCTATCAAACAACTTAGTGGAGGAAACCAGCAAAAGGCAATACTCGCACGATGGCTGCTTTTAAATCCGGACTTTCTTATATTGGATGAACCCACAAGAGGTATAGATGTGGGTACCAAAACAGAAATCCAGAAACTTGTAATAGAACTTGCCAAACAAGGCAAAGCAGTAATGTTCATATCTTCTGAAATAGAAGAAATGCTGCGTACCTGTAACCGTATGCTTGTTTTACGGGATTCCTCCGTCGTAGGAGAACTTCATGATGAGGAAATCAGCCAAGACAATATCATGGCGGCAATAGCAGGGGGGAATGCGGTATGAAAAATATAAAGATTTTCAAAAAACCTTTATATCAGTATTCATTATTTTTACCAATCGTATGTCTTATTTTAGTGCTCATAGCAAATCTTATCCAAACACCAACCTTTTTTAAGATTACGATTCAAAATGGAGTTTTATATGGGTATATGATTGATATCATCAATCGTGCCAGCGGGCTTGTTATCCTTGCAGTAGGCATGACATTGGTGGTTGCAGCTTCCGGAGGAACAGATATATCTGTAGGGGCAGTGAGTGCTCTTGCCGGGGCGGTGTGTGTAGCGACTCTTGGAACAGAAGAAACATATAGAGTGCCTTATATTGTAGCCGTATTACTGGCTTTGCTTATAGGAATCATTTGTGGTGTCGTAAACGGATATCTGGTTTCTTATATGAAAGTTCAGCCTATGGTTGCAACCCTTATTCTGTTTACTGCAGGAAGAGGAATTGCTCAATTGGTTACAGGCAGTTTTATTCTCTATGTTAAACCTGAGCAGTTTGGCTATCTTGGTAACTTTATGCCGGGAATACCTGTTCCAACGCCTTGTTTTGTGGCATTGATCATAGTTTTGATAACGTTTATTGTTCTAAAAAAGACGCCTCTTGGCATGTATATTCAATCTGTAGGGATCAATAGCCGCGCCAGCCGACTGATTGGGCTTAATTCAAAGCTTATTGTATTTCTTACTTATGTGTTCTGTGGTTTATTGGCGGCGGTAGCAGGTTTGATTTCCGTATCAAGAACTATGTCTATTGATGCCAATAACGTAGGATTAAACTCAGAATTGGATGCGATTTTGGCAGTGGCTATCGGTGGCAACAGCCTGGGTGGAGGTAAATTCTCCCTTTTGGGAAGCGTGATCGGTGCGATCACTATACAGGCACTTACTACGACCCTTTATGCAATGCATGTAGCTGCTGACCAGCTTCCACTATATAAAGCAATTGTGGTTGTAATTATTGTATCTTTACAATCTCCTACATTAATTAAATGGTTTAAATCTATAGTACCTAAGGTATACACTAACTCTAATCAAGCTGTAAAGGAGGCGAAATAAGATGAGTAATCTGAAAACCAATTCGCCTCAGCAACCTCAGCCAAACTTTTTTAAGGTTATAGCTGAAAAGCTCCTGGAGCGTAACTTTTTACTCTTTGCTACCATAACATTATTCATCATCATGTATATAGCAGGACTTATTGTATACAAGGACAAAAACTTTGCAAATCTGCAGGTTTTTCTGAATCTGTTTACCAGTAATGCAGGACTTATCATTGTATCTGTAGGGATGACAATGGTTCTTATTACTGGTGGAATAGATATTTCTGTTGGGTCCGTAGTAGCTGTTACTTGTATGATGCTTGCGGCGATGATGGAAAAGGCCCATATGGGTGTTGTACCAGCTATGCTGATTGTTCTTGTATTTGGTGTTATATTTGGAGCAATTCAGGGTTGGCTGATCGCATATCTAAATATTCAGCCGTTTATTGTAACCCTTGCAGGGATGTTCTTTGCAAGAGGGTTGACTGCCATGATTAGCCTTGAAATGATTACCATAACTAATGAAACTTTTTTGGCAATTGCCCAGAAAAAAATCTATTTGCCTTTTGGTGGATATGTGAATAAAAAAGGCGTTATGATTTATCCATATATTTATCCCACAGTGATTTTGGCCCTCATTATTGTGGTTCTTGCGTACTTTTTACTTAAATATACTAAGTTCGGCCGTGCGATCTATGCTGTCGGTGGTAAAGAACAATCCGCACTGCTTATGGGTCTTAACGTAAAGCGTACCAAATTCTATGTTTATATCATCAATGGTTTTCTTGCTACTTTAGGAGGCATTGCATTCTGTTTAAATACAAGTGGTGCCTTTGTTGAACTGGCAAGAGGCTTTGAAATGGATGCTATTGCAGCTACGGTTATAGGAGGTACACCTCTTACCGGTGGCGTAGGTAATGTCATTGGATCATTGTTTGGTGTGCTTATTAAAGCAACCATAGAAACTTTCGTATCTTTCCAGGGAAATATTTCTTCCTGGTGGTCCAAGATTATTATTTCCGCTCTTCTGGCTTTCTTTATTGTTCTTCAAAGTCTTCTTGTTATGAGAAAGGAAAAGAAAAGATAGAATCCCTCCCTATAATTATAGAAATTTCTTGATAGAAATGATGTGCCCCCACTAACTTTACTGCATAGTAGTTTAGATACATCCCTCATCTACTTGATAAGGGATGTATCATTTTTAACTACTATGCAATTTTTTTGCTTATTATTGTAAATTTGTTTCGTTATTAGCATTAGGTAAAGATGAAAAAAGTAAAAACTTTAAAAGTTTTTTAAAATATACTGATTCATATGGGTAAATATCCGTAAACAATGTAAAGACCTGCTTATAGTATTTCAAAAAGATATTCAATATAATTTTTTTTAAAGGGATAATTATGTTCAAATATTTGGCGGTAAGGAAGAGATCAGGGCGATAGCGTTAACAGAATTATTTTATAGGGAGGTATAGCTAATGAAAAAGTATAAAAAATGGCTGGCTGTAATGATGACTTCATTTTTTGTTATTACATCGAACTTGGGGATAGTACCAGTATTGGCAAACCCAGTACAGTATGAAGAAGGAACAGCTGCCACAGTTAATGCTTCTGCAGCAGATGTTGAAGCAGAAAAAGCAGGAGACAACACAGAAGATACTTTGGATATTACAGGCGGTGTTTATGATCGGCTCACAACTTTGGCTAATCCGGAAGATGAAGAAATACCAGTAACAGGAGTAGCACTTGACAGGAATACTCTAGCTTTAACAAAAGATTCAACCGCAACACTGACTGCAGCCATAACGCCTTTAAATGCAACCAATAAAACAGTAATCTTTGCATCAGACAATGAAGCTGTAGCTACTGTAACGGGAGCAGTTTATGATGAACTGACCGGAACAACAAGTGTAACGGTTTGTGCAATAGCTGCCGGAAGTGCAAGGATTACTGCAATGACAGCCGATGGAGGTAAAACTTCAACTTGTGATGTAACAGTAACAGACCAAAGTATCACAAAATCCTTTGTAATTCTAACGGATCATAAACTGGTCAGAGATGGGGGACTTAGCGCCAGTGTGCAAATTGACCTTGCAGAGGGAGCAGAGCCTCATAGTGGGGAAGAAACAGTGGTATTCCAATTGATGAAAGACAATGTACCAATAACGCTCTCTGCATGGATGAAGGATATAACTTCACAAGAAAAAATAACAGGATATTTTAACGTGGATCCTGCTGATACTTCCTACACAGTAAAGATATATGTATTAGATCGTTTTGATACGGATATAACTGAACCGATCCGTTTAGCGGAATCCGTCACTTTAAAATAATTTATATAAATCAAGGGGCCTGTTTAGCAGGCCCATAGATATTATAGCCTTATATTCTAACAATCAGAACAGTTGAGGAAGATATTTCATCTATGTGTTTGATCGTTTTTATAGTGCTATGAGCGCATCTGAAAGTTTGGCGGAATTAAAGATTAAAGTAATTATTATAAGCGTATGACTTAGGTCCAATGACTATAATAATGATAGGATCGGGGGAATTGAAAATGAAGAGAAGAATAATTGCTATTGCCATGCTGTTGACTTTTTTTACGGCCACCAACATATTTGCTGCAGAACTTACGATAGACAGTATCTCTGAGATAGGACCCGGAGGTACGGTAGTTATTTCAGGAAGCACTTCGATGGATGAGATTTCCATAAAAGTCATGGCACCTAATAGGACAATTCTCTATATAGATGTCGTAAAAGGACCAACATTTAATACTACCTTTGATCTTCCGGAAAATGCAGAAGAAGGCACTTACACAATTATAGCAGGACGAGACTCAGAAGTAGCAACAGTAACCTTTAACGCAAAAAGTGGAGATGCAAAAGTACCAGTAAGTGGAGTAAGCCTAGACAAAACCGCTTCAACAATAAAGGTAGGAGAAACATTACAATTATCAGCAGAAGTAATTCCAACCAATGCAACCAATAAGGCAGTAACATGGCAAAGCAATAATACTTCTATAGCAACAGTGGATCAAACAGGAAAAGTAACAGGAGTGAAGGCAGGTACTGCAATCATAACCGTTACAACCCGGGATGGCAACTTTAGTGCAGAGTGCAGTATAACCGTTACAAATCCATCTTCTGGTGGTTCTGGTGGATCAGGCGGTGGCAGTTCAGGTGGAAGCCAACCTGCAAAAGAAACAGATCAACCTAAAGAAGAAGTAAAAGAAGAAACACCAACAACAACTACAGAAACCGAGCAAGGTCAAACACCATCTTCACAAACTGCAGACTTTAAAGATACAGCAGAACACTGGGCAAGGGAAGCAATTAACAAATTGGTAAAAGAAGGCATCATCAGCGGATATCCGGATGGAACCTTCAGACCAAATGCCGAGATCACCAGAGCAGAATTTGTCACCTTAATATGCAGAATGTTAGGCTTAGAACCCATCAATAGCCCATCCAAATTTAAGGATGTAGACTCTAATGCCTGGTATGCAGGATACATCAATGCCATAAGAGAAGCAGGAATGATTGGTGGCTATGAAGATGGCACCTTTAAGCCGAATCAGAAGATTACAAGAGAAGAAGGCTTTGTTATTCTCTACAGAATGGCTAAAGCACAACTTAGTGCCTCCGGGTCTAATCCAAACTTTACGGATGATGAAAGTATCGCAGCATGGGCAAGGGAAGCAGTAGAAGCATTGGTATCAGCAGGAGTGGTAAGCGGTTATGAAGATGGAACCATAAAACCAAAGAACAATATTACCCGTGCAGAAACCGTGAAGATTCTTTCGTTCTTCTTGCAATAATTCTGCAGGAGTAAGTAATAAAGGAATCTAAGGAGGCGTGATGCATGAAGAAATTAAAAAAATGGATAGTTCTGATGTCGACTTGTGTTTTTGCAGCGCCATCAAGTTTAATAACAGGGCAGTATGAAGTACAAGCAGAGACTAATCTTGCTCCTGCAGCAGCAAAAATCCCGGGTAACAGCAATCCCCTTATTACCCACAAATATGGTGGAGACCCATGTGCTATGGTTTATGACGGCAGGGTTTACATCTATATGACAGATGATCAGGCTCAGTGGGAACTAACACCCGATACGAATAATAGTTATAGCGATTGTCGCAGTATCTCCATTATCTCTTCAGCCGATATGGTGAACTGGACAGACCACGGCAAGGTGCCGGTTGGCAAACAATTAGCGGGAGGAACTAGCTGGGCAGACAGGGCCTGGGCTCCTGCAGCTGCATGGAAGAACATTAATGGAGAAGATAAATTTTTTATCTACTTCGCTGATGGTGATACTGGTGGAATAGGTGTATTGGTGGGAGATTCGCCTATTGGACCTTTCCATGATCCTTTGGGTAAAGCACTTATCACTTGGGAAGTAGAAAATGTTAATTCTTCAAGTGTACCATGGCTCGTTGACCCGGCAGTTTTAGTGGATGATGATGGTAAAGCCTATCTTTACTTCGGTGGCGGTATAAACGGCTTAAATGCAAACGAGCCAAAGTCAGCCCGAGTGGTATAGTTGGGAGAGGACATGATTAGTATTGAAGGAACACCTCAAGAAATCAATGCACCGAGATTTTTTAGAGATTCGGGCATACATAAGTTTAACGGCAAATATTACTATTCCTACTGCTCTAACAGCAGTGGAGTGAATGGAGAGGGTTATCCGCCAACCAATACGATTGCTTATATGGTTAGTGACAATCCCTTAGGACCTTTTGAGTATATCGGGCCAATTTTACCTGGACCAGGAGTATTTGGAAATGGTGACTCAGGAAACAACCATCACGCAATTTTTGAATTTGAAGGCGAGTGGTATATCACTTATCAGAACCGCCAGGTGAATATTGCAAAGAGGAAAAATGAGGGGAAATCCGGACATAAGGATTACCGTTCACCAAGTATAACGGAACTTGATATTGATCCTGTAACTGGATCTATTACGCCTCTTCAGATGGAAAGCAAAGGGGTCGGCAGGTTAAAA encodes:
- a CDS encoding ABC transporter permease — encoded protein: MKNIKIFKKPLYQYSLFLPIVCLILVLIANLIQTPTFFKITIQNGVLYGYMIDIINRASGLVILAVGMTLVVAASGGTDISVGAVSALAGAVCVATLGTEETYRVPYIVAVLLALLIGIICGVVNGYLVSYMKVQPMVATLILFTAGRGIAQLVTGSFILYVKPEQFGYLGNFMPGIPVPTPCFVALIIVLITFIVLKKTPLGMYIQSVGINSRASRLIGLNSKLIVFLTYVFCGLLAAVAGLISVSRTMSIDANNVGLNSELDAILAVAIGGNSLGGGKFSLLGSVIGAITIQALTTTLYAMHVAADQLPLYKAIVVVIIVSLQSPTLIKWFKSIVPKVYTNSNQAVKEAK
- a CDS encoding S-layer homology domain-containing protein gives rise to the protein MKRRIIAIAMLLTFFTATNIFAAELTIDSISEIGPGGTVVISGSTSMDEISIKVMAPNRTILYIDVVKGPTFNTTFDLPENAEEGTYTIIAGRDSEVATVTFNAKSGDAKVPVSGVSLDKTASTIKVGETLQLSAEVIPTNATNKAVTWQSNNTSIATVDQTGKVTGVKAGTAIITVTTRDGNFSAECSITVTNPSSGGSGGSGGGSSGGSQPAKETDQPKEEVKEETPTTTTETEQGQTPSSQTADFKDTAEHWAREAINKLVKEGIISGYPDGTFRPNAEITRAEFVTLICRMLGLEPINSPSKFKDVDSNAWYAGYINAIREAGMIGGYEDGTFKPNQKITREEGFVILYRMAKAQLSASGSNPNFTDDESIAAWAREAVEALVSAGVVSGYEDGTIKPKNNITRAETVKILSFFLQ
- a CDS encoding family 43 glycosylhydrolase, which codes for MSTCVFAAPSSLITGQYEVQAETNLAPAAAKIPGNSNPLITHKYGGDPCAMVYDGRVYIYMTDDQAQWELTPDTNNSYSDCRSISIISSADMVNWTDHGKVPVGKQLAGGTSWADRAWAPAAAWKNINGEDKFFIYFADGDTGGIGVLVGDSPIGPFHDPLGKALITWEVENVNSSSVPWLVDPAVLVDDDGKAYLYFGGGINGLNANEPKSARVV
- a CDS encoding sugar ABC transporter ATP-binding protein, with protein sequence MASNEILTMRRITKNFIGVRALNNVDFTLRAGEIHALMGENGAGKSTLIKVLTGAEEFESGEIRIAGIDHPIINRSPQEAQRNGISTVYQEVNLCPNLSVAENLFIGREPKKFGRIDWKTMNKRAKEILDELDIHIDVTLTLDNYSVAIQQMIAIARAVDISAKVLILDEPTSSLDEQEVEKLFQVMRMLKERGLGIIFVTHFLDQVYAVCDRITVLRNGELVGEYEIENLPRLQLVARMMGKDLDDLEEIKSEHTSSKGEVVIEAKGLGCKGKVKPFDLSIHKGEVIGLSGLLGSGRSELARTLYGADKPDSGELKVNGQRLAANAPIDSIKAGMAFLPENRKDEGIIADLSVRENIILALQARQGLFKLLSRKEQEEFADRYIELLKIKTASRETPIKQLSGGNQQKAILARWLLLNPDFLILDEPTRGIDVGTKTEIQKLVIELAKQGKAVMFISSEIEEMLRTCNRMLVLRDSSVVGELHDEEISQDNIMAAIAGGNAV
- a CDS encoding ABC transporter permease subunit, which gives rise to MSNLKTNSPQQPQPNFFKVIAEKLLERNFLLFATITLFIIMYIAGLIVYKDKNFANLQVFLNLFTSNAGLIIVSVGMTMVLITGGIDISVGSVVAVTCMMLAAMMEKAHMGVVPAMLIVLVFGVIFGAIQGWLIAYLNIQPFIVTLAGMFFARGLTAMISLEMITITNETFLAIAQKKIYLPFGGYVNKKGVMIYPYIYPTVILALIIVVLAYFLLKYTKFGRAIYAVGGKEQSALLMGLNVKRTKFYVYIINGFLATLGGIAFCLNTSGAFVELARGFEMDAIAATVIGGTPLTGGVGNVIGSLFGVLIKATIETFVSFQGNISSWWSKIIISALLAFFIVLQSLLVMRKEKKR
- a CDS encoding Ig-like domain-containing protein, which codes for MKKYKKWLAVMMTSFFVITSNLGIVPVLANPVQYEEGTAATVNASAADVEAEKAGDNTEDTLDITGGVYDRLTTLANPEDEEIPVTGVALDRNTLALTKDSTATLTAAITPLNATNKTVIFASDNEAVATVTGAVYDELTGTTSVTVCAIAAGSARITAMTADGGKTSTCDVTVTDQSITKSFVILTDHKLVRDGGLSASVQIDLAEGAEPHSGEETVVFQLMKDNVPITLSAWMKDITSQEKITGYFNVDPADTSYTVKIYVLDRFDTDITEPIRLAESVTLK